The nucleotide window CCTCTGAAAGATTGTCTTTGTACTTATTTCAAATACTTAATGCATCTGATATATGTCAAAATATCagcattacataaaaaagttcTTGCAGTTTGTAAGGTGAACGGCAAAGTGCATCTTCTGCTAAGGTAAAGTCCCATTGTTGGTCATCTTCTAATAAGCCATGTGCCTTGCATGGAGCTTTAAATGTTGGATactcaatattatttatagattttaagtgTTTGCACGATGTTGGTCCTCTAACGTGTTGTAGGAGAAGATGTAGATGACACCATTCTACATTATTAGGGTGAATAGAATATACTCTTCCCAAAGCTGGGTCCTTTTTGATTCCTTGCCAACCTTCTACATCCCCTCCCCATTTACTGAGAACAAATTTATTGTTCTGCCAAGTATAGCAAGAAGGTACTTGAGAATAAAGGGTTTTCACAAAATAATCTGTTTCACATAATTCAAAGAACATCTGAAGAGTTGTTTTAGGTGCAATATGTAGCCTCTACATCATGTTGTCTGTTGTAAAGTACACACGTTGTCCGTTTTCCAGGTGAACGTCTAGGTGAGTTATGGTTGGATATCTATCATGAATTGGAAATCCTAAAATTCTCCAGACTGCTTCTGAACTACTGATGTATCAACcacattcatatatttttatttcatcaatgtCAGCACTTTTCTCCAAACCAAAAGCTGCTTGATCTTATTACCCTTATTACTTACACATGTACTTTATAGTTTTAACTGAACTGGTTATGTCAACAATGAAGTGTGCATTAGAAGTTCGTAATAATACAGGGCTGTTTGGGACAACCCATCAGTTGTCTAAAtccattgaattaatatttactttaaaacctcCGTCATCTGTTGATCTTGTCCTATATTTTGGATAACCATCCTTGCTTTTTTGAGTTTTGTGGAGTAGCTTTGCTGTATAGTGCTTGGTACAGACATCGTCTTTTATGTAAGgcgaatttttattcaaaagccCACACGGTTCATGCATCATGTTGGCTTTCATTATCTCATGTAACAGTGAATCCATATCTGGATTTGGAATTTCAGCACACACGAATTTATCTATCATATCTGGTCTAACTTGATTTTGTAACCAGAGTAACATATGAACATGTGGCAGGCCTCGTTTATTCCATTCAATTGAACGCATAAAGCATTTCACACTTCCAAAAAGTTCTCGTTTTACTAATAGGTCCATTAACTCTAACTTTACTATTAAAAACTCTTGCAATGATATCTGGATATGATAATGCTTTTTCCCAGGTAATAATGCTTCTTGAATTTATTTCCATTTGGGATTACATGTAAAAGTTGTGAATAAAACCAAACTGTCATAATGTCGAACATTATGACAGTCCATCAATCCATCTTGAGTTCGTTCAAGCATATACCATGGACCTCCTGTGAAAGATGATGGCTAAACCATGACTTTACCTAGTTGATCTGCTTGAATGTCTTGTCTCCCTAATGCATCTTTTAAATGGATATAGTTATCTGCCCTAAGCTTTTTTTGATTGCATcttatgaaatttaatctttcagtTTCTATTTTGGCGTACATATCGACtaaatactgattaaataaaGCACCATAACATAGCAAATGAATATTTTCTCCTTCTTTTATCATGATTCTGTATGCATAAAAACTGGCAGCAGATATTGATTTACTCAAAGGAAGTTTTGTTGTTGGGTCACGTAGAAAAATATGTATAGAATAATCGTCTTCtctgtaacaaaacaaaagtggATATTGTAGTGCGTCGTAAGATTGATGAAGTTCACTGATACATCACAGTCGATTATCATGACTTTAAATAACAATATCTCGTTTTTCAAACTGCTGTCAAACTATTACTAAAGCTGCTTCGTTAGATTTCGCAGCATTATAACAACCTCTATGAGCATTTGCAGGTTTTCTGTCTGCGTGAATCACCACTTGAAATTTTTCGCATTTCTGAGGTACTTTATCCATGGTAGTTTTCAAGCCTCttatgtactttttttctttatggtGCATATCTTGCAACTGTTTCACCAATCCTCGTTTGACTTCTGGATAATTAGAACAACTAAGTTTAACTTCTTTTTCATCTTCAccaacaaaatatatttgcaaaaatttaggCTCTTCCTGAGAATGTGGTATGAAACTGCCATATTAACGGTAAACTTGGCCTTGCACTTTAAAAGTCGGCATAAAACCTTCTTCAACAATCTGCTTAGCACCAAAACATGTCATTTGAAAACAACCTTTATTTTCTACTTAAGTCAATAAAGTGACCATGGTCAGGGTGATCCCCATTTAATAAGGCTCATATTGGTTCAGGTGTGATTTCAAAGTTTCTAGCTGTACTTTTCAAGAATTGCTGCACATGCCAGGTGTTTCACCTTTCCATTTAAGAGCATAACAAAAAACTGACATTATTCAGTCATAACTCCAAtgtcatttttataatcaatattagGATCGTAAGCCAAACCAGAcagtcttttatttttccatgggcacaaattattttttgtttgaatccCTGGAATCTTGCACTCATATTGATAATGGGATGCTCTATGAACTTCAGCATGATTGCTTTGATACGTAGCTGCAGCGGCTCTATGTACTTCTGGATGCCTATTTTGAGAGGCTATTACTACAGTTCTATAGACCTCTGAAAGATTTTGTTGATACTTTTTCACAGCTATTCTACTACCTTCTGGGTTTATTTGTGCATAGTTTTTCGCCACTTTTTTGACTTCATTCTTTCTTGTTCTGTCCGTGAACCTCGCACAACgcgttttattatttcttacaggAATTATTGAAGAAGAATTTTGCGAAATGTTGTCTTCTATATCAGGAAAATATTCATTGAAATGACCACTATTAATATTCCCAATAAGACACAATCTTTTTACGGGCAATATGTCAGTAACAAATTTCAGTTgtaataaacttcaaataaaaatagaaaaatcttacCAGCTGCAACTAATTTGCAATAATCATCATAGACTGAATGAATTTACATTTCGCGTACATATTCCTCACAAGTTGGAAAGTTGCCATCATTTGAAGATTTGTAAGATATATGAGCAAAGTCAAGCCAATGATCAGCCACGTACAAAACGATTGTGCTTTGTACCTACTGGCATCGTTCTTCATCACTGAATAAGTGAAAAGCAAGTGCTCGGAATAGGCATGCACCATCTCCTTTGATAGGTTTAACTGTTTGGGTTATTAACGTGTCATTGACAGTTATCTTTTCAATTGacatgtttatttactttttgaaacaCTACGCTAACCTGttgattcataaaaaatcatatgacttcttttttcttaaatgtttataaacgatCGGtaggaagaagcaacaccaacaaataagagccaaaataaataacaacattaataataaatttaaattaaattaaaaaataaaattattaacaaattttactaccTTAATCCATTAATTCAATATCGATtgatcttaaaacacaaatattttcgacacaaataaatcgatactcaaaatactatcgattattcatttaaaccccttataatctttatttgaacctcttaaaataaaaatttcgcaaaatcttTCCTTAGtacacgcctacttaaagatacgaaggtaccctgaaaatttcaaggctctacctataatagtttatcagtttaattgattataattaaaataccagaaaaaatctcttctttgaacttcaacatttttaatctttCCCAAGGTTGTGGTTTAATAAGTTATCAATAATTTGTCTAGCCtatttataaaagtcaaaattaaaagtgtacaaattttttatttttatgatagggttttataatttgtattcgTATATTTAtagaagtttgttttattaatattattgtctttttttaaaattaactcatttactagtaattttatttaaatattaataaaccgaaaaataaatataattaaacagtttattttacattcattaggcatacgtaaaaaatttgtttgtttaaaattatcttttatcaaaaatcaatattactaaattcaatataattactagcgtaaatattttatctgtattttatgaaagatgaatttaaacaataaatatacacaCGTGTAATAATTGTACTTGATGTTTTATCAACGAAAATCTAGCTTCTATGCGGATCATTATGAATGCCGGGTTCTGCATTGGACATCATGAATAAGCTgctattcatattatattattaggcTACAGGTTGTGCTTATGTCAGGAGTCACATAACGGTACAAATGACATCGCCAGTTAATTCATGGAAAGcactttatattgttttttgacaaaaagGCTTTTGTTCAAAATGGAGCAAAGATCATTATAACAAAGCGTGGAAGTTACTTTTGTattctgttgtaattttattactcgaAGCCAAAGTcagttttgttaatataaaaaaataaaaatattactatataaatgaaaaagtagaaaaaaaaaaacaaaagataaatatagtcaaagaatttaaatatccCGGAGACTTGATCAGCTGTATGCCTCGAGAAAAAGGTATTAGAAACCAGAAGAAACACATTCGAACTTTTAACTCTCGAAAACACCTATAACAAAAAATCTCTACCCTGGTATTCAAAAGTACAACACTACAACGTAGTAATCAGACCGGAAGCCCTGTGCGTAGCCGAAACGTTATAATCACCAACTACGACCCAGTAGGAAAACTGGAGATCAAAGAaaggaaaatctttaaaaattccaGGCCCCAAATTCCAAAACAACAAACCAATCTATCTCAAAAACGAAACCCGAcgccaaaaaacagaaaaattgtcgAACCATAAGAAAGAAGAATCGACTTTTACGGACACATCCTCAGAATAAGCGCAAACAAACCCAGATTGGTTTCAACCAAACAGAAAAAACTCAAAAG belongs to Lycorma delicatula isolate Av1 chromosome 1, ASM4794821v1, whole genome shotgun sequence and includes:
- the LOC142317593 gene encoding uncharacterized protein LOC142317593, whose protein sequence is MFFELCETDYFVKTLYSQVPSCYTWQNNKFVLSKWGGDVEGWQGIKKDPALGRVYSIHPNNVEWCHLHLLLQHVRGPTSCKHLKSINNIEYPTFKAPCKAHGLLEDDQQWDFTLAEDALCRSPYKLQELFYVMLIF